In Luxibacter massiliensis, the genomic stretch GCCATATCATGTCAGTCAGCTGTGACGAGAGGTTTACTGTGGATGACATGCAGTCTGTAATTACAGCATTTGAAGCATATGGGGATAAATCTTCAGATATTAGCTAAAATTTTTTTTCGTATGTTCCCTGCCGTATAAGGGTGCCGCCGTCCATCATCAGGGAACCTTTTGCCACTACACTGAGCAGGTTTAGTTCTGGGGTGAACAACAGTAGGTCCGCGTCAGAGCCTTCCCGGATATACCCTTTTGCCGGAGAAAGTCCCAGGGCGTCAGCCACATTGGAAGTGAGACAGGAGAGGGCGTCAGCCAGAGGTATATGATGCTTCTGAACCATACTCTGTAGTTCATGATACATACCGGTTACACCGGAAACACCGATTTCTAACAGGGAACCGTCCTCTGCGTAATTTGACCAACTCCCATGACCGTCGGAACTGCAGGTTATATGGCTGATAGGGAGGCCTTTGTCCCTTGCGCGGGTAATGCATTCTCCTGCAGAAGGCTGTCCGGGCATACGGCAGGTGTAGTCTATATAGCCGCCCGCCCTGAGGAACTCATATCCCTCCTCCAAAAGGTGGGGATTCCTGTTGACATGGGTGGGGCGGAACACCTTGGCAGGGATAGAAGTTTCTCTCAGTGCCTGGAATATAGGCTGAAGGCCAGTGTCTGAGTCTCCCATATGAAGTACTATTATACCTGGCTTTCCGCTCAGCATTCCTGCAACTCTTACGTCGCTGGCTATCCGGATAAAATCTTCCATGGAAATATTGGGAGCGCGGTGATCGGAAATGGCGAGTTTCAGGCCTAAGACCTCGCGTATGAACATAATGTCCCTCTGGGGGGATCCGGTGAGGGTGGGGCTTGGGTA encodes the following:
- the iadA gene encoding beta-aspartyl-peptidase, which translates into the protein MLLIKNAEVYSPSYLGKQDVLVCGGKIEYISSHIRDLDMPCKVIHADGQILTPGFIDQHVHVTGGGGEGSFHTRTPELQLSELIENGITTVIGLLGTDGITRTPEDLYAKISALNEEGVTAYMLTGAYGYPSPTLTGSPQRDIMFIREVLGLKLAISDHRAPNISMEDFIRIASDVRVAGMLSGKPGIIVLHMGDSDTGLQPIFQALRETSIPAKVFRPTHVNRNPHLLEEGYEFLRAGGYIDYTCRMPGQPSAGECITRARDKGLPISHITCSSDGHGSWSNYAEDGSLLEIGVSGVTGMYHELQSMVQKHHIPLADALSCLTSNVADALGLSPAKGYIREGSDADLLLFTPELNLLSVVAKGSLMMDGGTLIRQGTYEKKF